In Chryseobacterium shigense, the following proteins share a genomic window:
- a CDS encoding PQQ-dependent sugar dehydrogenase, whose protein sequence is MKKLFFTLSVFSSLIVNSQSINLVEFASGLTSPVEITNANDTRLFVVQQNGIIKIIQPGGTINGADFLNISSKVLYGGERGLLGLAFHPQYATNGYFFVYYNNATNGNITVARYSVNTTNPDIADPTSEKIILNIPKPFDNHNGGSIHFAPDGNLWIVTGDGGSGGDPNNNAQNINSLLGKMLRIDVNATGPYNIPPGNPFAGNLVTGADEIWAYGLRNAWKFSFDTNTGNAMIADVGQGAIEEINRIPVTQSGVNYGWRCYEGNNAYNTAGCASMSSMTFPVAVYNHSGGRCSITGGYVYRGSQYPALQGKYFFADYCSEQIGFMNPDNSIVWNSPSTGNNFSTFGQNSQKELFVAAVNSGKIFKITTGALATDETSNLNSVTIHPNPASEKVFVEGLSDMNSTADLISTDGKTVLEKAKIEYDGSVDIAGIPPGVYYLIIKSGELKSYSQKLIIK, encoded by the coding sequence ATGAAAAAACTATTTTTTACTCTAAGCGTTTTTTCTTCTTTAATTGTTAATTCTCAAAGCATTAATTTAGTAGAATTCGCGTCCGGGCTTACCAGTCCCGTTGAAATTACGAATGCCAATGACACCCGACTGTTTGTTGTACAGCAGAACGGGATCATCAAAATCATCCAGCCCGGTGGAACGATCAATGGTGCTGACTTTTTAAATATCAGTTCCAAAGTGCTTTACGGAGGAGAAAGAGGCCTTCTTGGGCTTGCATTTCACCCCCAATATGCAACAAATGGATATTTCTTTGTGTATTACAACAATGCGACGAATGGAAATATTACGGTAGCAAGATATTCTGTAAACACAACCAATCCGGATATTGCAGATCCGACTTCTGAAAAGATCATTTTGAATATTCCAAAACCTTTTGACAACCACAACGGAGGAAGCATCCATTTTGCTCCTGACGGCAATCTCTGGATCGTTACAGGAGATGGCGGAAGCGGCGGAGATCCTAACAATAATGCCCAGAATATCAATTCACTTCTGGGAAAAATGCTAAGAATAGATGTGAATGCCACAGGACCGTATAATATTCCTCCCGGAAATCCTTTTGCCGGAAATCTGGTAACCGGAGCTGATGAAATCTGGGCTTACGGACTTAGAAATGCCTGGAAATTTTCGTTTGATACCAACACAGGGAATGCAATGATTGCTGATGTAGGACAGGGAGCCATCGAGGAAATCAACAGGATACCTGTTACGCAGTCAGGTGTAAATTACGGATGGCGGTGTTATGAAGGAAACAATGCATACAATACTGCCGGATGTGCAAGTATGTCGTCCATGACTTTTCCTGTAGCCGTTTATAACCATTCCGGGGGAAGGTGTTCTATCACCGGTGGTTATGTGTACAGGGGAAGCCAGTATCCTGCGCTTCAGGGAAAATATTTCTTTGCAGATTACTGTTCTGAACAAATCGGGTTTATGAATCCGGATAATTCCATTGTATGGAATTCGCCGAGTACGGGTAATAATTTTTCTACCTTCGGACAAAACTCCCAGAAAGAATTGTTTGTGGCGGCAGTGAACAGCGGGAAAATATTTAAAATCACAACCGGAGCTCTGGCAACGGATGAAACTTCCAACCTGAATTCTGTAACTATTCATCCCAATCCTGCTTCTGAAAAAGTTTTCGTTGAAGGACTTTCAGATATGAACAGTACGGCAGATCTTATCAGCACGGATGGAAAAACAGTTCTGGAAAAAGCAAAAATTGAATATGACGGAAGTGTTGATATTGCAGGAATTCCGCCGGGA
- the secD gene encoding protein translocase subunit SecD, with protein sequence MQGKGLITIVAIVLGLICLNELLPTWYASKIEKQATAVAGDNPEKYQKEIAKLSKDTLNLGFTKLYYTKAKDKEMKLGLDLKGGINVLLEINQRDLVNDLTNYSTNPVLIEALNKTDEVQKNSTKSYIDNFFDQFEAINKAKGTNLKLADPELFGNTNLSEIKYNTSDDQVKSIIKRRIDLSVGTAFEVIRTRIDKMGAVQPNVQRVPGTARISVEMPGMKDIDKVKKMLQTSAKLQFWEVQQVPEMAPYFQTLTTMVAIKGDSMGVAKNINFMNLLNLDKLRANGVASVKLSDTAAVNKILNSKVGQSLRPANIKYTQFMWGYKPEATDAESLVLYAIRGNINQKAPVDGAVETASIGYDELSRVVVDMQMDSKGAKEWKTLTEKNVGKPVAVTLDGRVYTAPNVVNAIPNGRTQISGNFSQEEAKELVDVLGAGKLPAGAKVVQATVVGPSLGQESINAGVISFAIAFLIIIVYIIFYYGGAGVYAVIAMIINLFYIFGIMDSGDFTLTLPGIAGIVLTMAMAVDTNVIIYERTKEELFAGKSILEAYKDGFKHALSAIVDGHLTTLLTAGVLFLFGTGPIKGFALTLGIGILMTFFTSVLLSRVMIFSRLNKGKHLSVWTAPTKNLFRNTWIDFIGKRKYAYIISAVLTVVCIASIAIHGFKYGIDFTGGRNYVVRFDKAVNAEDIEQNLVKVFKTEDGKNSSVEAKTFGNDRQLKISTDYLIEDESLKADQTVEQKLYEGLKTSLPANTTLHDFKSADKEHAGIISSEKVGPTVADDIKTHGILAVVAALAGIFIYILLRFRKWQFSLGAVVALFHDAVIILGAYSLLHKFMPFNMEINQDFVAAILTVLGYSINDTVIIFDRIREYLREKKALTLAGLFDDSISSTLGRTFNTSFTTILVILAIFIFGGDNLRGFMFAMLIGIGFGTYSSIFIASAIAYDFLKKGKEEGVHGKTTTSKEVLASK encoded by the coding sequence ATGCAAGGAAAAGGACTTATTACAATTGTTGCTATTGTACTAGGGTTAATTTGCTTAAATGAGCTATTACCAACCTGGTATGCCAGCAAAATTGAAAAGCAGGCGACTGCTGTTGCAGGAGACAATCCGGAAAAGTATCAGAAAGAAATTGCAAAACTTTCTAAGGATACTTTGAACCTGGGATTCACAAAACTTTATTACACTAAAGCCAAAGACAAGGAAATGAAACTTGGTCTTGACCTTAAAGGCGGGATCAACGTTCTTTTGGAAATCAACCAGAGAGACCTGGTGAATGATTTAACCAATTATTCTACCAATCCGGTTCTTATCGAGGCTTTAAACAAGACTGATGAAGTTCAGAAGAATTCTACAAAATCTTATATCGATAACTTTTTCGATCAGTTTGAGGCAATCAACAAAGCAAAAGGCACTAACCTTAAGCTTGCTGATCCTGAGCTTTTCGGGAATACCAACTTATCAGAGATCAAGTATAACACTTCTGATGATCAGGTAAAAAGTATTATCAAAAGAAGAATTGATCTTTCTGTAGGTACAGCTTTCGAGGTAATCAGAACCAGAATCGATAAAATGGGTGCTGTGCAGCCAAACGTTCAGAGAGTGCCTGGTACGGCAAGAATTTCTGTTGAAATGCCTGGTATGAAGGACATCGACAAGGTGAAGAAAATGCTTCAGACTTCCGCAAAACTTCAGTTCTGGGAAGTACAGCAGGTTCCTGAAATGGCTCCATATTTCCAGACATTGACTACAATGGTGGCTATAAAAGGTGATTCAATGGGAGTTGCAAAGAATATCAACTTCATGAATCTTTTAAACCTTGACAAATTAAGAGCAAACGGTGTTGCAAGCGTAAAACTTTCGGATACTGCTGCTGTAAACAAAATTCTGAACAGCAAAGTAGGTCAGTCATTACGTCCGGCAAACATTAAATATACCCAGTTTATGTGGGGTTACAAACCTGAAGCTACAGATGCTGAAAGCTTGGTACTGTATGCAATCAGAGGTAACATCAATCAAAAAGCTCCGGTAGACGGTGCTGTTGAAACTGCAAGCATTGGCTATGATGAGCTGAGCAGAGTAGTGGTAGATATGCAGATGGATTCCAAAGGGGCTAAAGAATGGAAAACATTAACTGAGAAAAACGTAGGTAAACCAGTTGCTGTAACATTGGATGGCAGAGTTTATACCGCGCCAAACGTTGTTAATGCTATTCCAAACGGTAGAACTCAGATCTCAGGTAACTTCTCTCAGGAAGAAGCCAAAGAACTGGTAGACGTTTTAGGAGCAGGTAAATTACCGGCAGGTGCAAAAGTAGTTCAGGCTACTGTAGTAGGACCTTCATTAGGACAGGAGTCTATTAATGCAGGGGTTATTTCATTTGCTATCGCATTCCTTATTATTATTGTTTATATCATTTTCTATTACGGTGGTGCAGGTGTATATGCTGTAATTGCAATGATTATCAACTTATTCTATATTTTCGGAATTATGGATTCCGGAGACTTTACACTTACACTTCCTGGTATCGCAGGTATCGTTCTTACAATGGCCATGGCCGTGGATACGAACGTAATTATCTACGAAAGAACCAAAGAAGAATTATTCGCAGGCAAGAGTATTTTAGAAGCCTATAAAGACGGTTTCAAACATGCATTAAGCGCGATTGTAGATGGTCACTTAACAACATTATTAACGGCTGGTGTACTTTTCCTATTCGGAACAGGTCCTATTAAAGGATTTGCTTTGACTTTGGGAATTGGTATATTAATGACATTCTTTACTTCCGTATTACTTTCAAGAGTAATGATCTTCTCAAGACTGAACAAAGGAAAACACCTTTCCGTTTGGACAGCTCCAACGAAGAACCTGTTCAGAAATACATGGATCGATTTTATTGGGAAAAGAAAATATGCATATATCATTTCTGCTGTTTTAACGGTAGTTTGTATCGCATCTATCGCTATCCACGGTTTCAAATACGGAATCGACTTTACAGGAGGTAGAAACTATGTGGTAAGATTTGACAAAGCCGTTAACGCGGAAGATATTGAGCAAAACTTAGTAAAAGTATTCAAAACTGAAGACGGTAAGAACTCTTCTGTTGAAGCTAAGACCTTCGGAAACGACAGACAACTGAAAATCTCTACAGATTACCTTATTGAAGATGAGTCTTTAAAAGCTGACCAGACTGTAGAGCAAAAATTATATGAAGGCTTAAAAACAAGCCTGCCTGCTAATACCACATTGCACGATTTCAAATCTGCGGATAAAGAGCACGCAGGAATCATTTCTTCTGAAAAAGTAGGACCTACAGTGGCTGATGATATCAAAACTCACGGTATCCTTGCTGTAGTGGCTGCTTTGGCTGGTATCTTCATCTATATCTTATTAAGATTTAGAAAGTGGCAGTTCTCATTGGGTGCTGTTGTAGCTCTATTCCATGATGCGGTAATTATTTTAGGAGCTTATTCACTGCTTCATAAATTTATGCCGTTCAATATGGAGATCAACCAGGATTTCGTTGCGGCGATCCTTACCGTATTAGGTTACTCAATCAATGATACCGTAATTATCTTCGACAGAATTAGAGAATATTTAAGAGAGAAGAAAGCTTTAACATTGGCTGGATTATTTGATGACTCTATTTCAAGTACGTTGGGTAGAACATTCAACACTTCATTTACAACAATCCTGGTAATTCTGGCGATCTTCATCTTTGGTGGTGATAACCTGAGAGGATTCATGTTTGCCATGTTGATCGGTATTGGATTCGGTACTTATTCATCCATCTTTATTGCATCGGCCATCGCTTACGATTTCCTTAAGAAAGGAAAAGAAGAGGGGGTGCATGGTAAAACAACTACCAGTAAAGAAGTACTTGCTTCAAAGTAA